The following proteins come from a genomic window of Atribacteraceae bacterium:
- a CDS encoding IS630 family transposase, which produces GAGFQNTEELRKAIEAFVAAYGPTARPFAWRKREVKGRQLRNTIVNLCN; this is translated from the coding sequence GGAGCGGGTTTTCAGAACACTGAAGAATTGCGCAAAGCAATTGAAGCTTTTGTTGCTGCATATGGACCTACAGCAAGACCATTTGCATGGCGCAAGAGGGAAGTCAAAGGTAGACAGCTTAGAAATACTATCGTAAACTTATGCAATTAA